A single genomic interval of Mucilaginibacter robiniae harbors:
- a CDS encoding P-loop NTPase family protein, whose translation MNVVPKLITDNPELLLYMDGKLHTTVLGGIKLTGFDRLKVTLKIVSGGNTNKAFRHNLDLYNSVHTEQLIEKAGDALDVAAAELAGVISRLTAALEDYRTERLEAMKPKQAEKKQLTEAERKIALQYLKAPGLLGRTRQAISASGIVGEEVNSLIAYLIYTSRKRNTPLHLMCLGPSGTGKTWLQERVSELIPEEDKLEITMLSMNAFYYFGKDELKNKLLLIEDMDGADNVLYPLRELQSKRRISKTVTLKDSKGNLKTVTLNVEGPVCVSGCTTREQLYEDNANRCILLYTDDSPEQDKKIMDYQRRQSAGLLDHQAERNVREQLKNVQRLLQPVSVKNPFATYLQLPEAIFKPRRTMLLLLLFTETITFYHQYQRELQTDTTTGEQYVETTIEDIEVAFSLLETTLLKKSDELNDACRSFFEKLKAWLRQNDSETFYSKEVRPVFRLSPSSLARYLYELERMGYIKIARGSRYKGFEYKVQSWDDLETLTNDAHEMMENILAEIRKVNHSIPGVSHSPDGLHNVQKTSKKSTVTQQQ comes from the coding sequence ATGAATGTAGTACCTAAGCTAATTACAGATAATCCAGAGTTGTTACTTTACATGGATGGAAAACTTCACACTACGGTATTGGGCGGCATCAAACTGACCGGCTTTGACCGCTTAAAAGTAACATTGAAGATTGTCAGCGGTGGCAACACCAACAAGGCCTTTCGCCACAACCTTGACCTGTACAACAGTGTTCACACCGAGCAGCTGATAGAGAAAGCCGGTGATGCGCTGGATGTGGCTGCCGCTGAACTGGCCGGGGTGATCAGCCGCCTGACTGCTGCCCTGGAAGATTACCGGACCGAGCGGCTGGAAGCCATGAAGCCAAAACAGGCAGAAAAGAAACAGCTCACCGAAGCCGAGCGCAAAATTGCGCTGCAATACCTCAAAGCGCCCGGCCTGCTCGGACGGACCCGGCAGGCGATCTCGGCCAGCGGCATTGTCGGTGAAGAAGTGAACAGCCTGATCGCCTACCTGATCTATACCTCCAGAAAGCGGAATACACCGCTGCATCTGATGTGCCTGGGGCCTTCCGGAACCGGCAAGACCTGGTTACAGGAAAGGGTCAGCGAACTGATCCCGGAAGAAGATAAGCTGGAGATCACCATGCTATCGATGAACGCTTTTTACTACTTCGGTAAGGATGAGCTTAAAAATAAGTTGCTGCTGATCGAAGATATGGATGGTGCAGATAACGTGTTGTACCCGCTCCGGGAACTGCAAAGCAAGCGCAGGATCAGCAAAACGGTAACCCTGAAAGACAGCAAGGGCAACCTTAAAACGGTTACGCTTAACGTAGAAGGCCCGGTTTGTGTCAGCGGGTGTACCACCCGCGAACAGCTTTACGAAGATAACGCCAACCGCTGTATCCTGCTCTACACGGATGATAGCCCTGAGCAGGACAAAAAGATCATGGACTACCAGCGCAGGCAAAGCGCAGGGCTGCTTGATCACCAGGCCGAGCGCAACGTGCGCGAGCAGCTGAAGAATGTGCAGCGCCTGCTGCAGCCGGTGAGCGTTAAAAATCCGTTCGCTACCTACCTGCAACTGCCGGAAGCCATCTTTAAGCCCAGGCGTACCATGCTGCTGCTTTTGTTGTTCACCGAAACCATTACGTTCTACCACCAATACCAAAGGGAACTGCAAACCGATACCACTACAGGTGAGCAGTACGTAGAAACTACGATTGAAGATATTGAGGTTGCTTTTTCGCTGCTGGAAACAACCCTGCTTAAAAAGAGCGATGAGCTGAATGATGCCTGCCGTTCATTCTTTGAAAAGTTGAAAGCCTGGCTACGGCAAAACGACAGCGAAACCTTTTACAGCAAGGAAGTGCGCCCGGTCTTTCGCCTCAGCCCAAGCAGCCTAGCTCGTTACCTGTATGAACTGGAACGCATGGGTTATATCAAGATCGCGCGCGGCAGCCGCTATAAAGGCTTTGAATACAAGGTACAAAGCTGGGATGATCTGGAAACCCTGACCAATGATGCCCATGAAATGATGGAAAACATCCTTGCTGAGATACGTAAGGTAAATCATAGTATCCCAGGTGTATCCCACAGTCCCGATGGGTTACATAACGTGCAGAAAACCAGCAAGAAAAGTACAGTAACCCAACAACAATAG
- a CDS encoding helix-turn-helix domain-containing protein, whose translation MSLGSRIRELRTQKRLKQAELGAIVGLTYVQIGRYEIGKAKPAADMLSKLAKALDTTADYLVNDDVSDPTIAAQLTDRELLKQFKEVELFSPEDKHLVKTFIDAFITKRHIQELAK comes from the coding sequence ATGAGTTTAGGAAGCCGGATCAGGGAGCTACGTACCCAAAAAAGACTGAAACAGGCGGAGCTTGGCGCGATCGTCGGGCTGACGTATGTACAGATTGGCCGTTATGAGATAGGAAAGGCTAAACCAGCAGCCGATATGCTTTCTAAGCTGGCCAAAGCATTGGATACGACTGCTGATTACCTGGTGAATGATGATGTGAGTGATCCGACTATAGCGGCGCAATTGACCGACCGGGAACTGCTTAAACAGTTTAAGGAAGTGGAGTTATTTAGCCCAGAGGATAAGCATTTGGTCAAGACGTTTATTGATGCCTTTATTACTAAAAGGCATATTCAGGAATTGGCTAAGTAA
- a CDS encoding DUF6443 domain-containing protein, which yields MKNQTSAWQHGAARLRYSLMLLALLCTSGALQAQKPLSQDNITGTLDAGVYYRPDQIILKDFHFTASSGQSLRLYTLNGSSGALCTTLGTAPSNNQNYIITSVPRQPSYDPQVNTYSTCDVMQSIQYLDGLGRPLQTVQVKGSPSGSDLVQPFAYDAYGREAQKYLPYVAVSGLAGAYRSDALTPGAGVYRFYNPAGNGASGTQQDGGIVTIPNPYAQTSFEPSPLNRILEQGAPGDAWQPYSASVGNSGHTLRTEYGSNDADGTYGVRLYRADAVMTSGQEYQRTLSSSGNYVAGQLYLTISKDENWKPSDNLAGQVHEYKDKEGHVVLKRLFNHNNATNQDEVLSTYYVYDDLGNLSFVLTPGVNPDAGRSSGSDQTLLDNLCYQYRYDGRNRLIEKKLPGKGWEYMVYNLLDQVIFTQDAVQYTKQQWSFTKYDALGRVVMTGVENGHGQQKRAELQASVTTLLQQVGTPTTEWEVRDAGGFFGYTNTAIPSGANKQALVVNYYDDYNVPDLPTAFSSPSGVSAQTQGLLTVSRTAVLNTMGNTAPDMLWSANYYDDKGRNTLSYQQHYLGGVLQAGNYDKVTTTYDFTNEVTASTREHYTQKSGSSPALTIAGSYDYDHMGRKLQTRQKMTGDQDWVVLSKLAYNEIGQLKSKTVGNGLQTTTYNYNERGWLRVANSGNNLMVLDLAYNSPEDTVTAQYNGNIAEMLLNGNYPQQKTFKYSYDALNRLTSAIYRRDTLSERMSYDLMGNITSLTRSGQNYRTLAYGYESGGQSNKLNSVTGSGFATRSYSYDLNGNANSDGGSKLIGYNVLNLPERISDANNTTLATYTYDAGGRKLRHQSMQGAGSVTDYVSGIQYKADGSIELVQTEEGRATPNGSGGYTYQYDLKDHLGNVRLSVDKDPTTGGIRILQQDDYYAFGLRYGLYQGSHPNRYLYNGKEVQTELDNQYDYGARFYDPVIGRFTSIDPMAEVSRRWSTYAYSYNNPVRFVDKDGMIPGDFLDEKGRKVGSDGKDDGKVYVIKTTDKNFDSGAPSAGISKDDKKATEKFIKDNNGNTSAFESNDIAYKNSVEIEGKASTRQGMVDVVNQDNGRGGTSDANNREYGGAVKSDGSGTVEQAKPGPVADPIKDPNAHIDLPAYETRSTFHSHPSGTKFLSSGGSNTIGGSTTSGNFLNAPSNVGGDVGNSGSKINYVFSRGNGTVYIYNNTGVIATIPQANFVTPKQ from the coding sequence ATGAAGAATCAAACCTCAGCCTGGCAGCATGGCGCTGCCCGGCTACGCTATAGCCTGATGCTGCTGGCGCTGCTGTGCACCAGTGGTGCCCTACAGGCCCAAAAGCCGCTTTCGCAGGATAATATTACCGGTACGCTGGACGCCGGCGTGTACTACCGCCCGGACCAGATCATCCTGAAAGACTTTCACTTTACGGCCAGTTCCGGGCAGAGTCTGCGCCTGTATACCTTGAATGGCAGCAGCGGGGCGCTATGCACCACCTTGGGCACTGCGCCCAGCAACAATCAAAACTACATTATCACTTCAGTTCCTCGTCAGCCCAGCTATGATCCACAAGTGAACACGTACAGCACCTGCGATGTAATGCAAAGCATCCAGTATTTGGACGGGCTGGGCAGACCTTTGCAAACGGTGCAGGTGAAAGGCTCGCCCAGCGGCAGTGACCTGGTGCAGCCTTTTGCTTATGATGCCTACGGCAGAGAGGCGCAGAAGTACCTGCCTTATGTAGCGGTTTCGGGTCTGGCAGGCGCTTACCGGAGCGATGCCCTGACGCCGGGTGCGGGCGTGTACCGCTTTTATAATCCTGCGGGTAACGGAGCCAGCGGCACGCAGCAAGATGGTGGTATCGTAACCATTCCAAATCCTTATGCCCAGACCAGCTTTGAACCTTCACCGCTTAACCGTATCCTGGAGCAGGGCGCCCCTGGTGATGCCTGGCAGCCATACAGCGCTTCGGTAGGCAACTCGGGTCATACCCTGAGAACCGAGTATGGCAGCAATGATGCCGATGGCACGTACGGAGTAAGGCTTTACCGGGCTGATGCGGTGATGACCTCTGGGCAAGAGTATCAGCGTACGCTGAGCAGTTCGGGGAACTATGTGGCGGGTCAGCTGTATCTCACTATCAGCAAGGATGAGAACTGGAAGCCATCGGATAACCTGGCTGGTCAGGTACACGAGTACAAGGACAAGGAAGGGCATGTGGTGCTCAAACGCCTGTTTAACCACAACAACGCTACTAACCAGGACGAGGTGCTCTCGACTTACTATGTGTATGATGATCTGGGCAACCTTTCTTTTGTACTAACGCCGGGCGTCAATCCGGATGCCGGACGAAGCAGCGGGAGTGACCAGACCCTGCTGGATAACCTGTGCTACCAGTACCGTTATGACGGGCGTAACCGTTTGATCGAGAAAAAACTGCCGGGTAAAGGCTGGGAGTATATGGTGTATAACCTGCTGGATCAGGTCATATTTACCCAGGATGCCGTGCAGTACACTAAGCAGCAATGGAGCTTTACAAAGTATGATGCACTGGGAAGAGTCGTAATGACCGGGGTAGAAAACGGACATGGCCAGCAAAAGCGGGCGGAGCTGCAAGCTAGCGTCACCACTTTATTACAGCAGGTAGGGACACCAACCACGGAGTGGGAAGTTCGGGATGCGGGCGGCTTTTTCGGCTACACGAACACGGCTATTCCCAGCGGAGCCAACAAGCAAGCCTTAGTAGTAAACTACTATGATGACTATAACGTGCCTGATCTGCCTACTGCCTTTAGTTCACCCAGCGGAGTAAGCGCCCAAACGCAGGGGCTGTTAACAGTCAGCCGTACGGCGGTACTCAACACGATGGGCAACACGGCGCCGGATATGCTTTGGTCAGCGAACTACTATGATGACAAAGGGCGCAATACCTTGAGCTACCAGCAGCATTACCTGGGTGGGGTGCTGCAGGCCGGCAACTATGATAAAGTGACTACCACGTACGACTTTACGAACGAGGTGACGGCGAGCACGCGGGAGCATTATACCCAAAAAAGCGGCAGCTCACCTGCGCTCACGATTGCTGGTAGTTATGACTACGATCATATGGGCAGAAAGCTGCAAACCAGGCAGAAGATGACCGGGGACCAGGACTGGGTGGTACTCTCCAAGCTAGCCTACAACGAAATCGGTCAGCTTAAAAGCAAAACGGTGGGTAACGGGCTGCAAACCACCACGTACAACTACAACGAGCGGGGCTGGCTCCGGGTTGCCAACAGTGGCAATAACCTGATGGTGCTGGATCTGGCTTACAACAGCCCGGAAGATACGGTAACGGCCCAGTACAACGGCAACATCGCAGAGATGCTCCTGAATGGCAACTACCCACAGCAGAAGACTTTTAAGTACAGCTATGATGCCTTAAACCGGCTGACTAGTGCTATTTACCGGCGCGATACCCTTAGCGAGCGGATGAGCTACGATCTGATGGGCAATATCACCAGCTTAACGCGGAGCGGCCAGAACTACCGTACGCTGGCTTACGGGTACGAGAGTGGCGGGCAGAGCAACAAGCTGAATTCTGTAACGGGTAGCGGGTTTGCTACGCGCAGCTACAGCTATGACCTAAACGGGAATGCAAATTCGGATGGCGGCAGTAAGCTGATCGGCTACAATGTGCTGAACCTGCCTGAGCGCATCAGTGATGCAAATAACACCACACTGGCTACTTATACGTATGATGCTGGCGGACGTAAGCTGCGCCACCAGTCCATGCAAGGTGCGGGCAGTGTAACGGATTATGTCTCGGGCATACAGTATAAGGCAGATGGCTCGATTGAGCTGGTGCAAACCGAGGAAGGCAGGGCAACACCGAATGGCAGCGGTGGTTACACGTACCAGTACGACCTGAAAGATCATCTGGGTAACGTACGCTTGAGTGTGGACAAAGACCCAACTACAGGCGGCATCCGCATCTTGCAGCAGGACGACTACTATGCTTTTGGTTTACGGTATGGTTTATACCAGGGATCTCATCCGAATCGTTATCTTTACAACGGCAAGGAGGTGCAAACCGAGCTGGATAACCAATACGATTACGGTGCACGTTTCTACGACCCTGTAATTGGGCGTTTTACTTCAATTGATCCGATGGCAGAGGTATCAAGACGATGGTCAACCTACGCTTATTCATATAATAATCCAGTCAGATTTGTTGATAAGGATGGGATGATACCAGGTGATTTCCTTGATGAAAAAGGAAGAAAGGTCGGTAGCGATGGAAAAGATGACGGAAAGGTTTATGTCATAAAAACAACAGATAAGAATTTCGATAGCGGTGCCCCATCTGCCGGTATTTCAAAAGATGATAAAAAGGCGACTGAGAAGTTCATTAAAGATAATAATGGTAATACGTCCGCATTTGAAAGTAATGACATTGCTTATAAAAACAGTGTTGAGATAGAAGGTAAAGCATCTACCCGACAAGGAATGGTAGATGTTGTAAATCAAGATAATGGACGAGGTGGTACTTCCGATGCTAATAACAGAGAATATGGGGGTGCTGTAAAAAGTGATGGTAGCGGTACAGTTGAACAGGCAAAACCAGGACCTGTTGCCGACCCTATAAAAGACCCCAATGCTCATATTGATTTACCTGCATACGAAACCCGTTCAACATTCCACTCTCATCCCAGTGGGACTAAATTCCTATCATCGGGGGGAAGTAATACAATAGGCGGTAGTACTACCTCTGGTAACTTTTTGAATGCACCATCTAATGTTGGAGGGGATGTAGGAAATAGCGGTAGTAAAATAAACTATGTGTTTTCAAGAGGTAACGGAACAGTTTATATATATAATAATACAGGAGTAATAGCTACAATTCCACAAGCCAACTTTGTAACACCAAAGCAGTAA
- a CDS encoding RHS repeat domain-containing protein: MKLYIITLALLLQFSNLIFAQQRPSSINNFTLPKAPDIATLLKFAETPVSYFNGTANIEVPLYEIKTGDLSFPISINYNTSGIKVAEEAGWIGLGWNISTVGAVQETPFSTFENKEKFDIVPPSFTGQPTPQTVLTNVVNRGTLFSDSQGECHLYNIQAASANYEPDLYTMSANGISEKFFIPNGSINKQMVSVNGQNIRFTANGEHNFTAIMPDGTQYIFRDVAVTQTPGLSTTAPNTTFQYSVYLSQIISPAGRTISFKYSPAINTFSQQTRSQTWAVDTYNQFFPNDFLNASSSIQNLYLSEINFDNGHIVFNSSEREDMAGRKLDQIAIYKEGNVDPIKLVKFGYTYFADPVGSYGDYTVDNLPSDNPSVATADESYRQKRLKLLSVQIDNNPAYQFDYDSTPLPYKTSWAQDIWGYFNGNTIKSLLPNYNDLAFTDYQPSLDIIEAAKKTTLGFRAADFNFTKAGILTRVTYPTGGYTEYKYEPHTFSKEQLSQNLVDNVVAVDAIGTGIQQKEFDVPAVNYVSANGTVNPTYLNVRLFCQGGVGKCAVAGQGTAGGANPYFPNGSGNNNYSMYALLEKQNPNTGIWELDQNNIFDSNNSLISSGAYCGVANVLRELAPGHYRLTAQFPVNQTGTLGGFSSHIDITYKVMNSTVNKVTYSGPGLRIGQIIDYTSQGQIAHQRKISYEGGQLMTPTVFFRYSYGPFGGYMGPSCSTNKDLVDQYNAILRNNSALRNSCHGSEFQTAPPDVLTTRNYSILYSNPSLPYSYSANGSLYGYSTVYEQRIGGNNQDQGRTVYQYNCKPDAYFFYGYNLPGIPSVPYLDNGKLIEQQEQKRNDKGDYTTIHSVHYDYTIGKPFVYWASKGEYLPRINQDGSPEFSCRGAYSFDPQAEYLHFYPIKTGHVNVSSKIESSLDGNSSLIATTTYIYNINNQQRITSTLGSNGKTYTVQNYYPSDYNVTDDFTSDMRNANMLDYPIESVVSIDGQASQGSYNEYASHDKIITPTNSYALQTLSPFALTPSIPNNKRDNHYVQQIHYTYNSKGNLIDSQKPSGPTTVYLWGYNNQYPIAEVRNASYQEVAAVLGQATIDQLAGSTSSDAAAVRNALNVLRTDNRLKKAMVTTYTYEPLVGMTSQTDAKGMTTYYEYDGFQRLLNIKDAQGNIVKHYDYHYQNQ; encoded by the coding sequence ATGAAATTATATATAATTACTTTGGCATTGTTACTACAATTCAGTAACCTGATTTTTGCCCAACAGAGACCATCATCTATCAACAATTTTACCTTACCCAAGGCACCTGATATTGCTACTCTTCTAAAGTTTGCGGAAACTCCAGTATCCTATTTCAACGGTACAGCAAACATTGAAGTTCCCTTATACGAGATTAAAACTGGTGATCTGTCTTTTCCTATTTCAATTAATTATAACACTAGCGGAATAAAAGTTGCCGAGGAGGCGGGTTGGATAGGATTAGGCTGGAATATTTCCACTGTGGGAGCTGTTCAGGAAACTCCTTTTTCTACCTTCGAGAACAAGGAAAAATTTGATATTGTCCCACCCTCATTCACCGGCCAACCTACACCGCAAACAGTACTCACTAACGTTGTAAACCGAGGAACTCTTTTTTCTGATTCGCAAGGCGAATGCCACCTGTATAACATACAAGCTGCAAGTGCTAATTATGAACCCGATTTGTATACTATGAGTGCAAATGGAATATCTGAAAAGTTTTTTATTCCCAATGGTTCTATAAATAAGCAAATGGTTAGTGTTAATGGCCAAAATATAAGATTTACAGCGAACGGAGAACATAATTTTACAGCCATCATGCCCGATGGAACTCAGTACATTTTCCGTGATGTTGCCGTTACGCAAACTCCAGGACTTTCAACAACCGCTCCAAATACAACTTTCCAATATTCAGTTTATTTAAGCCAAATAATCAGCCCAGCAGGTCGAACAATATCTTTCAAGTACAGTCCTGCTATAAATACCTTTTCTCAACAAACCAGGTCTCAAACTTGGGCGGTAGATACCTACAATCAGTTTTTTCCAAATGACTTTTTGAATGCTTCAAGTAGTATCCAAAATCTTTATTTAAGCGAAATTAATTTTGATAATGGGCACATAGTTTTTAATTCTAGTGAGCGTGAGGATATGGCTGGGAGGAAATTAGATCAAATTGCAATTTATAAGGAAGGCAACGTTGATCCCATTAAACTTGTTAAGTTTGGATATACATATTTTGCAGATCCTGTAGGATCATACGGCGATTATACTGTTGATAATCTGCCGTCTGACAATCCAAGTGTTGCAACTGCAGATGAATCCTACCGGCAAAAAAGGTTAAAACTACTTTCCGTACAGATTGATAACAATCCTGCTTACCAATTTGATTATGATTCAACTCCATTACCTTATAAAACATCTTGGGCTCAAGACATTTGGGGATATTTTAATGGTAATACTATTAAATCATTGTTGCCTAACTACAACGATCTGGCGTTTACCGATTATCAGCCTAGCTTAGACATTATTGAAGCGGCAAAAAAAACAACTTTAGGGTTTCGGGCGGCAGATTTTAATTTTACAAAAGCAGGAATTTTGACCCGTGTGACTTATCCTACTGGGGGCTATACTGAGTACAAATATGAACCACATACCTTCAGTAAGGAACAGCTTTCCCAGAATTTAGTAGATAACGTTGTAGCGGTTGATGCAATTGGGACCGGCATTCAGCAAAAAGAATTTGATGTGCCAGCCGTTAACTATGTTTCTGCGAATGGAACAGTTAACCCCACCTATTTAAATGTACGTCTGTTCTGCCAAGGTGGAGTCGGTAAATGCGCAGTTGCAGGTCAAGGAACGGCTGGTGGCGCTAATCCCTATTTTCCAAATGGAAGTGGCAACAATAATTATAGCATGTATGCTTTGCTCGAAAAACAAAATCCCAACACAGGAATTTGGGAACTTGACCAGAATAACATATTCGATTCCAATAATTCATTGATTAGTAGTGGAGCTTACTGCGGTGTAGCTAATGTACTTAGAGAACTTGCACCAGGTCATTATCGCCTTACAGCTCAATTCCCTGTTAATCAAACAGGCACCTTAGGGGGCTTCAGCTCTCATATAGATATCACCTATAAGGTAATGAATTCAACGGTAAACAAAGTCACATATTCAGGACCAGGATTACGCATCGGCCAAATTATAGATTATACAAGCCAAGGGCAAATCGCTCACCAACGCAAAATATCTTATGAAGGCGGACAATTAATGACCCCGACAGTTTTTTTTCGATATAGTTATGGTCCTTTTGGAGGCTACATGGGGCCTAGTTGTTCAACTAATAAAGATCTTGTCGATCAATATAATGCTATTTTAAGAAATAACTCTGCGCTTCGGAATTCCTGTCATGGTAGTGAATTTCAGACGGCGCCACCAGATGTATTAACCACGCGTAATTATTCTATCTTGTACTCTAATCCAAGCTTGCCATACTCTTATTCTGCAAACGGCAGCCTTTACGGTTATTCAACAGTCTATGAGCAACGCATTGGTGGTAATAATCAAGATCAGGGGAGAACTGTTTACCAATACAATTGCAAGCCAGATGCCTACTTTTTTTATGGGTATAATTTACCAGGTATACCTTCGGTACCTTACCTGGACAATGGTAAGTTAATAGAACAGCAAGAACAAAAAAGGAATGATAAAGGAGACTACACAACTATTCACTCGGTACATTATGATTATACCATAGGTAAACCTTTTGTATACTGGGCCTCTAAGGGAGAATACTTGCCAAGAATCAACCAGGACGGAAGTCCAGAGTTTAGTTGCCGTGGCGCGTACTCGTTTGATCCACAAGCCGAGTACCTGCACTTTTACCCAATTAAAACCGGACATGTTAATGTAAGTAGTAAGATTGAGAGTAGCTTGGATGGTAATAGTTCATTAATAGCTACTACAACTTATATATACAATATAAATAATCAACAGCGTATAACTTCAACTCTCGGTAGCAATGGTAAAACCTATACAGTTCAGAATTATTACCCAAGTGATTACAATGTCACTGATGATTTTACCAGTGATATGCGAAACGCCAACATGTTAGATTATCCTATAGAAAGTGTTGTCTCCATTGATGGGCAAGCGTCTCAGGGAAGCTATAACGAGTATGCGAGTCATGATAAAATTATAACTCCAACTAACTCTTATGCTCTGCAAACATTATCTCCATTTGCATTAACGCCCTCAATCCCGAACAACAAAAGGGATAATCATTACGTGCAACAAATACATTATACTTATAACAGTAAGGGCAACCTTATTGATAGCCAGAAACCATCCGGACCAACGACGGTGTATTTATGGGGTTATAATAATCAGTACCCGATAGCGGAGGTGAGGAATGCGAGTTACCAGGAGGTGGCGGCGGTACTGGGGCAGGCTACGATTGACCAGCTGGCGGGTAGCACGAGCAGTGATGCGGCAGCAGTGCGCAATGCGCTGAATGTACTGCGTACAGATAATCGGCTCAAAAAAGCGATGGTGACGACATATACGTATGAGCCGTTAGTGGGGATGACCTCGCAGACGGATGCCAAGGGGATGACCACGTACTACGAGTATGACGGTTTTCAGCGCCTGTTGAACATCAAAGATGCGCAGGGTAACATCGTGAAGCACTATGATTACCATTACCAAAACCAGTAA
- a CDS encoding site-specific integrase yields the protein MRTSLTLLFYLKKPKHYQSGSMPVYLRITVDGQRTEIAVSRKYDSAKWNSQTGRATGTKADAKALNIYLDDIQSKIFEIHRQMTEADEMITAETLKNRYTGKLEKARTLVSVFQEHNARMKALVGQEFEKSTLKRYETCLMHTVDFMKWKFNISDIELKRVNFEFLTDFEFYLRSVRKCANNSAIKYIKNLGKIVRICLGNGWLTVDPYLNYKPKTKKVHRIVLTKDELLSIANKEFTVERLGLVRDIFLFSCYTGLAYVDVRKLKRSEMVKGVDDDLWIYTNRQKTDTLSRIPILPVALSIIKKYEDHPQCLIDGKLLPVMSNQKMNAYLKEIADLCRIDKLLTFHIARHTFATTVTLNNGVPIESVAKMMGHTSIKTTQIYAKVMDHKISEDMQALKEKLFVG from the coding sequence ATGAGAACTTCACTCACGCTGCTTTTTTATTTAAAAAAGCCCAAGCACTATCAATCAGGCTCTATGCCTGTTTATCTGCGCATCACCGTTGACGGGCAGCGCACAGAAATTGCCGTCAGCAGAAAGTATGATTCTGCAAAATGGAATAGCCAGACCGGCCGGGCTACGGGTACAAAGGCTGATGCTAAGGCTTTGAACATTTATTTAGATGACATCCAAAGCAAAATTTTTGAGATTCACCGTCAGATGACCGAGGCAGATGAAATGATCACAGCTGAAACGCTAAAGAACCGTTACACTGGCAAACTGGAAAAGGCAAGAACACTGGTTTCCGTCTTTCAGGAACATAATGCCCGTATGAAAGCATTGGTTGGTCAGGAGTTTGAGAAAAGCACATTGAAGCGTTATGAAACCTGCCTGATGCATACGGTTGATTTTATGAAGTGGAAGTTTAATATTTCAGACATTGAACTCAAAAGAGTCAACTTCGAGTTCTTGACTGATTTCGAGTTTTATCTGCGCAGTGTACGTAAATGCGCTAACAACTCCGCTATCAAGTACATCAAAAACCTAGGGAAGATTGTTCGTATTTGTTTGGGTAATGGCTGGCTGACCGTAGATCCCTATTTGAACTATAAGCCAAAAACCAAAAAGGTACACCGGATAGTGTTAACGAAAGATGAGTTGCTAAGTATTGCCAATAAAGAGTTTACCGTAGAACGGCTTGGCTTAGTCAGAGACATTTTCCTTTTCAGCTGCTATACAGGCTTGGCTTATGTGGATGTCCGAAAATTAAAACGTTCGGAAATGGTTAAAGGTGTCGATGATGACTTGTGGATTTATACCAACCGTCAGAAAACAGATACGCTATCCCGTATACCCATATTACCTGTTGCCCTATCTATAATCAAAAAGTATGAGGACCATCCGCAATGCCTAATTGATGGCAAGCTATTACCGGTGATGAGCAATCAGAAGATGAATGCCTACCTGAAGGAAATAGCTGACCTATGCCGCATTGATAAGCTACTGACCTTCCATATTGCCAGACACACTTTTGCGACCACAGTAACGCTTAATAACGGCGTTCCTATTGAAAGTGTTGCCAAGATGATGGGGCATACCAGTATAAAAACCACACAGATCTATGCAAAAGTTATGGATCATAAGATTAGCGAGGATATGCAGGCGCTTAAAGAAAAGCTATTTGTCGGCTAA
- a CDS encoding virulence RhuM family protein, translating to MTNKQILIYQTEDGQMSVDVKLTENTIWLNQYQIADLFTTDRTSILKHIKNIYRSSELDEQSTCAKFAQVQEEGGRKIKRNISHYNLDLIISVGYRVNSIRGTQFRIWANKILQEYLLSGYALNERKLKEQTEQLILPLLELFLKVQQN from the coding sequence ATGACCAACAAGCAAATCCTTATATATCAAACAGAAGACGGACAAATGTCAGTGGATGTGAAACTAACAGAAAACACCATCTGGCTCAATCAATATCAAATAGCTGACCTGTTTACCACCGACCGCACTTCCATCCTCAAGCATATCAAAAATATTTATCGCTCCAGCGAACTGGACGAGCAGTCAACTTGTGCAAAATTTGCACAAGTTCAGGAAGAAGGCGGTCGAAAAATCAAACGAAATATCAGCCACTACAATTTAGACCTGATTATTTCCGTGGGATACCGCGTCAATTCTATACGGGGTACACAGTTCAGGATTTGGGCAAATAAAATTTTACAAGAATATCTACTTAGCGGTTATGCGCTGAATGAGCGAAAGTTGAAGGAGCAGACCGAGCAACTTATTCTACCGTTACTTGAGCTGTTCTTAAAGGTTCAACAGAACTAA